Below is a genomic region from Spirosoma radiotolerans.
GATGAAAGGCCGTGTCGAAGCAAACCACCTGGGGCAGCTCAGGATATAACTGGCTAACGGCCTCAATCAGGCTGATTTCAGCAGGCAGGTGGTCGGGGGCTAATGGAATCAGTAATCGCAAATCAGCCAAAAGTTCGGGCGTCACTCGCTGAGGTGTTCGGTACGTTATTCCTCCATGCACAAGTCGATGACCCACCGCGCAAAGCCGAATAGTCGGCTGCTCCTGCAACCAATTGAAAAGGAAGGTTAAGGCGGCTGAATGGTCGGGTAAATCGCATTGGATGCTTTGGATTCGGTGCTGACGGTCTGTTGTCTCTAACCGCCCATTATCCAGTCCGATCCGGGTCAATTTACCTGATAGCCACCGTTGTTCATCTGCCGGATAAACGGCAAATTTTAAACTGGATGAACCACTGTTCAGAACGAGTACTGGCGAGTCAGGTATCAGCATAGTATTTATTCGAATCAGCGTATATGCCCGTTGCAAGTGTGCCGACAGGGTTAATTCGCAAATCTGAGGATGTAATTCCTTATTTTGACTTGAACCGAATGGCTCTGGAGTATTACGAGAAACTGTATTCACTTCCGCAGTTGGTCTCCGCTTTCACCGAACTTGTAACTGCCTACTAGTATGGTTCTGCCTGTGCAGCGAAGGGGTAGAGTAAGTTCGATAAAACCAGTGTTTCAGCAATTCAGATAATCAGCACAGTGGTTGATGCTGGCAGAACCGATTCCATAAACCAGCCCGTCTGGAAGAGCCAGATCAATACACCAAAGCTTATGTATATGTAGTCGAATACGGAACTGCGCCAGCAGAAGCAGCGACATTGGACTTTTGAACTGGTGCATCAACAGGCCAATCGCCGGCAACGGCCGTTTACGCTGGAGCTGATTCAACCCCGTTGTTCTTCAAATCGGATCGATCCGTCCGTAGTCCCCATTCGGTTGTTATTAATTGAGCCAGTAACGTATCGGATGGTATTGCCCAGTATGTTGACAAGGGGGCAGTTTCAGTTGGTAACATATCGACGCTAGTCAAGTTTTTTTGGGTTTTAGCGTAAACCAATAACCAGCCCAGGAGCGCCGAACGGGTTCATTAAAACGCACAGGGGGCTGATGGCAACTCCTCTCACAATACATGCCAACAGGGCAATGGATTAGACTTCTGAATACGTACTAAAAATGGAAAGTTCCAGATTTGGTACGGTTAAACAACAGCCACCAATGGAATATCCGTCAGGCGGGCCATGCGCTGCGTTTCTCCCTCCGACAGCAGCTTCTGCAGCCAGCTTCGGGTTTGAGGCAGCATAATGATCAGGTCAGCTTTGTTGGTATGGGCAAAGTTCAGCAACGTATCGGGTACGCTCTCCCCCGCTATTATACTCAATGTATGAGGCTGCGGAACCAGTAGCCGCCGGATATGCTCCGCCCGCTCTGTCAAAACCGCATCATCCGCATTTTCGCTGACACATAGTACGTTGATGACGCAGCCAGCCTTTCGCGTAAAGGTCAGAGCGGTTTCCAGGGCAACCGCATTTGGGGGCTGGGACAGATCGATGCAAAGGACACTGTTTTTTATGCCTGCATAGCCTGCACCGGGGGGAATCAGCAAAAGAGGAATTTCGGTTTCGGCCACCATACCGGTTGCAATGCTGCCCATCAATTGTGCGCTGGCAGGGGCCGTTCCTACAGTAGACATGACCAATAAATCAGCCTGTACCGCTTTTGTTACCTCACGAATGGCGTTCATTGTATGGCCTTCCCGAACGATGCATTGAATGGGTGCATCAGGATGAACATCGTTTCGAATTTCTTTGGCCAGGTGATTGAGCGCCTTTTCACTGTCCTCCTGCATGGCCTTGACCGAAAGTGGGAAATCGCCGGTTTTGGCTGGATTATCAGGCCAAAGATGAAAGGCGTGAAATAAAATGAGTTGTGCTTTCTGCTCTTTAGCCAGGTGAGCCGCAAAATAGGCTGCTTGTTTGGCGTTGTTGGAAAAATCGGTAGCAAGAACAATGGTTCTCATAAGTCAGTTGGTTAGCGAGTCACCAAATAATCAGGAAAGTCGTCGGTCTCAAAAGTCGAATCAACCGAGCCATTCTGTGAAGGAAAAGGCCGTTTTCATAAACTTCGTTTAGCTATTCTTGACGGATCAAAAATAGTAAGCCCACTCAATGTACTCGATGAGTGGGCTTAGGCTACGACCTGATTATGCTCAGTCGGTTGGGATCGACCGATTTTAACTACTCTTTTGGCGTTACAATGCACTAACTTCACTATTGCCTGTTGCGGATAATTCATCCATAGCACGAGTGCTTTTAAATATGGGCTGTAAGCAGATGTTTGGTGCAAAAACCAATACTGACTCAAAATTTCCTTGCAAATCCTTTCTTGAAAAAGTTAGTTCTAAACAGCATGTTTGTCGAGCTTACTAATCATCTTACAGGTTTTTGCAACTGCCTGGCATAGGATAGCTAATACAAAAGATAAGAAACAGAATAGCCCATGGTTGATAAAACCAAAAAATACCAGTAATTATACACGATTTCCTTTATTATGTTATAGTTACATAGAGAAAATTGAGGCCAGGCATGACATATACCGAACATCTGATTGCTTATTACAAAAAGGTAGCGAGTGAATGTATCTCAGGGGTATCACTTGACTGTGTTATTTTTGGGTTTCATGATACAAAACTTAAAGTACTGTTATTGCGCTGGAAAGACACAAAAGAATGGAGCTTACCAGGCGGGTTTATCTATAAAGCAGAGTCGGTGGATGCAGCCGCCGAGCGGGTATTACACGAGCGAACGGGTTTAAACCAGTTGTTTCTGCAACAATTTCATCTTTTTGGCGACGCTGTTCGCTATGACCAAAATGACACCTTACGGCGGCAGAAAATGCCCGACTTGTTGTTTGGAATTTGCCCTGACCGTACGATTACAATGGGCTATTATGCCCTGGTCGACTATACGAAAGTGACGCCTACGGCCGATTTTCTGTCGGACGAATGCGTCTGGTGCGATGTATCGGACTTACCATCAATGCTCTATGACCACCGCCAGATCATTGATGTCGCGCTGAAAACCCTTCGGCTGCAACTGAACTGGCAACCCATTGGCCTGAATCTGATGCCCGAAAAATTTACGATTCCTGAACTGCAACGCTTATACGAAACCGTGCTTGGGCGGCCCCTGGATGCCCGGAATTTCCATAAGAAAATAACCGGCCTGAGCATTTTGACCCGCCTGAATGAACGACGGACGGGTGGGGCTCATAAGTCGCCTTACCTGTACCATTTCGACCGGGTGAATTACGAGAAAGCACTCATTAATGGCAATCTGATTTTCGTCTAAGCTTGAGAAACTGTTTGAATTGGTGAAGGCAGGTTTAAGAATCTGGTCCCACAGAGCCACCATAACGCCTTATAAATTAGTCAATTCAAATAGTTTCTAAGTACGCAACGGGCAAGTCTTTATATCTCTGCGCTTACTAATTCTGGCTGATCGGCTATCTTTGGGCATCAAATTCTGGTTAGAAAAGCCCCTTTATGACTGCTCTCGATACTGTTTCAACGTATTACACCGCCTTTAACAATAAAGAATGGGAGACGATGCTCAGTCTGCTCCATCCCGATGTTCGCCACGATAGCAATCAGGGATCTACACGCACCGGCAAAGAGGTATTTCGGCAGTTTCTTCAGCATATGGACGATTGCTACGACGAAACCCTGACCGACATCGTTATTATGACGGAGCCAACGGGCAGCCGGGTAGCCTGCGAATTTGTCGTGAATGGTGTGTACAAAAAAACGGATGGCGATCTACCAGCCGCTACGGGCCAAACGTACGTATTGCCCGCTGGTTCGTTTCTCGAAGTTATCGATGGATTAATTACCCGCGTCACCACGTATTATAATTTGCCGCTTTGGGAGTCGCTGGTTTTGGGTAATTAATAGCACCTTGGCAAACAATTCATCTCTCATATTCCTTCGGCTCACAGGAGCGGGGTTTCGAACGGTTTTTGACGAGCTGGCCGCTTTGCGCATCGCGGTCTTCTATGATTATCCGTATCTCTACGAGGGCTCCGTTGATTACGAAAAAAGCTATCTGGAGACCTATGCCCGCGCCGAGCGCTCGTTACTGTTTGCCGTATACGATGGAGAACAACTGGTGGGCGCAACAACTGCTCTGCCACTACGCGACGAAACGGCCGAGGTACAGGCTCCTTTCCTGGCGGCAGGCTACGACATAGATACAATTTTCTATTTCGGTGAAAGTATCCTGTTGCCCGCTTACCGTGGTCTGGGATTGGGAAACCGATTTTTTGACGAGCGCGAAGCCCACGCCCGCCGGTTTGGTCAATACAAACTAGCTTGTTTCTGCGCCGTTCAGCGCCCGGTCGATCATCCGCTTCGGCCCGATGGGTATAAACCACTGGATGAATTCTGGACAAAACGAGGTTATCGGCGCGATAATACGCTGCAAAGCTCGTTTATCTGGCCCGATCGAAACGAGCCGGTCGAAACGGTTAAACCAATGATTTACTGGACACGAATGCTCAACTGACCCGACTCAGGAAAGACTCTTTCCCAACATAAAGCTTGCTCATACGGTTGTCTTTAGCGGATACAACACGTAAGGGTATGGAGACAAACGCGAAAACCGAACGCGAAATCGGAATTGGAGTTATCGGTATGGGTGGCTTTGGCCTGTTCGCCGTACAGCAGTTTTTACAGGTCGGATCGCCGAATCATCCACAAGCCAAACTTGTGGCCATTGCCGGATCGAAACGGGAAGAAGCAATTCGAACCGCCAAACGATTCGGTGCCGAGCAGTTGGACAGCCTCGAAGAACTGGTCAATCATCCCGATGTGGATGTTGTTTACATTGCCACCCCGCCCTTCCTGCACTATGAGCAGGCCATGCTTGCGCTCAACGCGGGCAAGCATGTTATCTGCGAAAAGCCGCTGGCCATGAACCCCGAACAGGGCCGCGAAATGCTGGCGTTGGCTGAAGAAAAAGGGCTGTTGATGGTAACGAACCTGATGCAGCGCTATAACCCCATGTTTGCCCGCATCAAACACCTGATCGACAAGAATCTCCTTGGCGATTTCCTGCACGGGTATTTCGAGAATTACGCCGGAGATGAAGGACTGTCGCCCGAGCACTGGTTCTGGGACCGGACCAAAAGTGGCGGCATTTTCATCGAGCACGGCGTTCACTTTTTCGACCTGTTTGCCGGCTGGCTGGGCGAGGGAACGGTGAAAGCGGCACAGGTGATCAAGCGTCCCAATAGCAATGACATCGAAGACCAGGTCCAGGCGACCGTCGAATACGGTGACGACGTAACGGGTCGGAAACTGGTCAACTTCTACCACGGATTTACACAAACCGGGCGGATGGATCGGCAGGAAATGCGGCTGGTGTTTGAGCGGGGCGACATTACGCTCTTTGAGTGGGTGCCCACCCGCATGATCCTACGCTGCGTGGCCGACGAAGAAACGACCCGGGCGCTTATGGATCTGTTTCCGGGAGCACAACTCAACGTAACGGCCAATATTGGTGGCAAAGACTTACCTCTGCGCGGTCGGCACAAAGAATTTGACGCCTATCAGCAGATTGAACTCCGTTTTGGGTTTGGCCAGGAAAAGCAGCATTTATATAGTGAACTACTCCGCCTGATGTTTCGAGATCAGATCAACAGTATTCAATATCCGGGGACGCACCGGCTCATTACGGAGCAGAATGGCTTAAGTTCGTTGGAAACGGCCATGATTGCCGACAAGATGGCCCGACAATAAGGCGAGAGATGAGTACACGAACGTTAATAAAAAAATTTAGTAATATTCGCTTCCCGCTGAAAATTAACTGAAAACTACCTGAAATTTTTCGACCTTTGTGCCGTCTCATCTTTTCTCCGCATAGCGCATCATGATTACGGAGTCTCCATTACTCGATAACCCGGACGGCCAAATTCCGGGTGCAGCACTCACAGGTGGCCCTATTCAGTCGGCCATCACGTATGAAAAAATTCCAACCCACATATACGCTGATGCCAAGGATGCATCGCGGGCAGTGGCACAGGAAATCGCTGATCTGATTCGTCAGAAACAAAGCGAGGGCAAGCCCTGTGTATTGGGCCTGGCAACTGGCTCGTCGCCTAAAACGGTTTATGCCGAATTAATTCGGATGCACCGCGAAGAAGGTCTGAGCTTCCGCAACGTTGTCTCGTTCAACCTGGACGAGTATTACCCAATGGAGCCTGACTCCCTGCAAAGTTATTGGCGCTTCATGCGGGAGCAGCTATTCGATCATGTCGATATTCCGGCAGGGAATTATCACGTGCCCGATGGTACTCTTCGGACGGACAAAGTGGGCGAATTTGCCAAGCAGTACGAAGCCGCCATTGAAGCCGCTGGTGGGCTGGACTTTCAGTTGCTGGGTATCGGTGGTAACGGACACATCGGCTTCAACGAGCCGGGTTCGCTGATCAACTCGCACACACGCCTGATGATGCTCGATAACTCGACACGGGCTGCGGCATCCGTCGATTTTGGTGGTCTACCCAAAACTCCCCGCAAAGCGATCACGATGGGCGTATCCAGTATTTTGAGTGCTCGTCGTGTGGTGCTGCTGGCCTGGGGCGAGCGGAAAGCACCCGTTATTCGGGGAGCGGTTGAAGGACTGGTTACCGAACTGAACCCAGCTTCGTACCTGCAAACGCATCCCAACGCCTTGTTTGTCATTGACGAAGCGGCTGCATCGGAGCTGACTCGCATGAAAACACCCTGGCTGGTGGACTCTGTGGAATGGGACAATAAGATGAAGAAAAAAGCCGTCACGTATTTGTCGTTGACGCTCGGTAAGCCCATTCTAAAGCTGACCGACCGTGACTATAACGACAACGGGATGAGCGATTTACTAGCTCAATACGGCCAGGCGTATGATATCAACATCGACGTTTTCAATCAACTTCAACATACAATTACGGGCTGGCCGGGTGGCAAACCCAATGCCGATGATACCAATCGTCCCGAGAGGGCTTTGCCTGCTCACAAACGCTGCCTGATTTTCAGCCCTCACCCCGACGATGATATCATCTCGATGGGTGGTACCTTCCAGCGGTTGCGGGATCAGGGCCACGAGGTGCATATTGGTTACCAGACATCAGGCAATATTGCTGTCGCCGATGATGAAGCCCTGCGTTTCGCCGATTACGTTGTCGATTTCAATAATAAGTTCGGTATTAAAAGTCCGGAAGCAACCCGAATATTTCAGGATGCGGCTGCCTCGTTGCGCGAGAAAAAAGACTCTGAAATGGACACCGCCGAGGTGCGCTATGTGAAGGGGTTAATTCGGATGGGCGAAGCTAAATCGACCTGTCGGTTTGTGGGTATTCCTGTCGAAAATGCCCACTTCTTAAACATGCCGTTCTATGAAACCGGCACCGTAGCGAAAAAGCCCTTGAGCGAAGAGGATATTAAAATTACGATGGCGCTGATCGAAGAGATTAAGCCTCACCAAATCTACGCAGCCGGTGATCTGGCCGATCCACATGGCACGCACAAAGTGTGTCTGGATGCGATTTTGGAATCGGTTCGTCGGTTGAAACACAAGAATTTCATGAAAGACTGCTGGGTATGGCTTTATCGCGGTGCCTGGGCTGAGTGGGATATTCACGAAATTGAAATGGCCGTTCCTATGTCGCCCGATCAGGTGACGAAAAAGCGGTTGGGCATTTTCAAACACCAGTCTCAAAAAGATGGTGTCGTGTACCAGGGTACCGATTCGCGCGAATTCTGGCAACGGGCTGAAGAACGCAACCGTGCTACGGCCGGTCTATACAACAAACTCGGATTGGCCGAATATGAAGCCATGGAAGCGTTTGTGCGCTGGCGGTTTTAGACTAGACTCTAGTTATTTAATAAAAATCCCTGTATGCACTTCTGTGCCATACAGGGATTTTTTTTGTCATTCCGACGGAGAAAGATGCTTCGGATGAGGCTAGTTTCTAATTGCGATCCGAAGATTTCTCCTTCGTCAGAATGACAAAATCTATCCATTTTATTCTTCACTCCTTTTCTAATAATTATCCATTGGTTCGGTCATTAGAGCACAACCAGTAAAATGTTAAATACTTGTTTATTATAATATAGATTTTAGATATAATTGCATCATTGTATAATAGTTGTATTATGATTAGCTATTGCCAACGGTATGATAAGACAGAATAAACAAAGAACGCTCCGGCTTTTTGCGCTGCATGAATTTATTCAGGACCACTTTACAAAGTCGGACTGGATCAAAGTGGCCTATCTGACCGACAGCCTTGAGTTAATTGAAGATCATCCCAGGTTGCTCCGTAGCCTGGATTTCAAAGATGATGATTATGAGGGGAATAGCCTGCAGGTTCTGTCGAAGCTGATAAGCGAAAGCAACAGTAACTTATACGAGATAGAGCACTTCGTTGAAGCCAAGAAAGTAACAATGAACCGCCCGAATAGGGCGGTGCCGGATTTTATCTCGACCGTTCAAAACGTTGCGCCCGAGCGGGTAATCACCTTCGCTCCCGATGTATTCCGAATTCCGGCCAAGCCCGTTGAGCCTAATGTTTTATCGGTTATGATGCCGTTTGAGAGTAAATTTTCGGGAACCTACACCGCTATTCGCAATGTATGCGCCCGGCTGGGTATCGACTGCAAACGGGCTGATGATATTTGGGATAACAGCATTCTGATTCAGGATGTATTCGACCTGATTTTTACGTCTAGAGCCGTAATCACCGACTTCACAGACCGGAATCCGAATGTGTTTTACGAAACGGGCGTTGCGCATACGCTGGGCAAACTTGTGATTCCGATCACGCAGTCTGTTGGCGATATTCCATTCGATCTACGCCACCACCGTGCCCTGACCTACCTCTCAAACACGGAGGGGTTGCTGGCATTGGAAAAAGATTTGGAAAAGAAGCTAGCGAAGGTATTTAGTTGACTGGGTTGCATGAGTTGTCTATATTCGGGAAACCTTCCTGACTTGTATGCAATCCTCTCTTTCTGAGTCCCAGTCTATACGCCAGCCTAAGACGAGTACCAGCCGCCTACTCTCACTCGATTTTTTTCGGGGGCTGACGGTGGCGGCTATGGTGCTGGTAAATAACCCCGGCGATTGGGGCCATATCTATGCGCCCCTTGAACACGCGCCCTGGAATGGCTGGACACCTACCGATCTGATTTTTCCGTTCTTCCTGTTCATTGTCGGGGTGTCGATTACGTTTGCGCTCGATGGCAGAAAGAAAGATGGGAAGGGAGTAATCGGTAAAATTGTGCGCCGGAGTGCTACCTTGTTTCTGTTGGGTTTCTTTCTGAATTTCTTTCCGAAATTTGACATCACAACGGTGCGGATTTTTGGCGTTTTACAACGGATTGCACTGGTTTACCTGGTTTGCTCGCTTATTTTTCTGAAGACGACTCCACGCCAGCAAGTGTACATTGGCTGCGGCCTGCTTGTTGGCTACTGGCTGCTGATGACGCTGGTTCCGGTGCCGGGTGTAGGCTTTGCCAACCTCGAACCCGCTACCAACCTGGCAGCCTGGTTCGATAAAACGATCATCACCCCGGCCCACGTCTACAAACCAGCTAAAGTCTGGGACCCCGAAGGCCTGCTCAGTACATTACCCGCCATTGTTACCGGGCTGATTGGTATCCAGACCGGAATGTGGCTGCGCAATACCCGCCCGGTAGCCGAAAAAATAGCCTGGCTTTTCGCGGCTGGTTGCCTGCTGACGCTGGGCGGGTTGATCTGGGATGGCTTCTTCCCCATCAACAAAGCCCTCTGGACAAGCTCCTATGTGTTGTTGGCGGGTGGGCTGGCCATGCTCGGGCTGGCCCTTTGCTATTGGCTGATCGATGTGCAGGGTTACCGGCGGGGCGTATTGCCATTTGTCGCTTTTGGCGTAAATGCCATTACCGTATTTTTCCTGTCGGGGCTGATTCCGCGAATCATGAATTTAATTCGCATCACCCAGCCCGACGGCACCGAAATCGGCTCTAAAGAATACCTCTATCGAACGTTCATTGCTCCGCCCTTCGCCGATCCGAAAGATGCCTCTCTGGCCGGTGCGCTAACGTTTGTACTGATCTGGTTCGGAATTTTGTGGTGGATGTACCGGAAAAATGTAATTATTAAAGTGTAGTACAATTGTTGAGCTATTATTACTGGCTTACTCAATTCCTGTTCTTTTCCTCCAACGCCAGCCGAATCAGATCGACCGTGTTTTTAACGCCAGCCTTCCGGATGATGCTGGCGCGCTGGTTGGCAACGGTATTCGGACTGATACCAAATCGCTCGGCGATGGCTGGACTGCTCATTCCATCGATCAAACACGTTAAAATCTGGGCTTCCCGGGAGGTGATCCGATTCCAAATCGATAAGGTTGCTTTGGAGTTGGATTTAGGCAGGTCGTTCTGCTGATTTGTGCCTGGTAAAATCAACGTTCGGATAATGACCGAAGAAGCATTGGGTGGATAATATAAATCACCCTTAACCACCGTCCGAACGGCCCGGAGTATCTCTTCGAGGCCGGTATCTTTTAGCAAATAGCCTGCCGCGCCATGCTGAACAGCTTTCAGAATATAATCTGGATTGCTATGCATGCTGAACATCAACGTCCGAACGGAAGGATATTGGTGCGAAATTACTTTCAGCGCATCGAGCCCCGACATGCGGGGCATCGTAATATCCAGCAACAAAACATCCGTATCAATGCTGCCGAGCAGGTCGATGGCTTCGTCGCCATCCGATGCTTCGCCCACTATTTGTACGTCGGTCTCATCTTCCAGAAGCATCCGAATCCCTTTTCGTACCACAGAATGGTCATCGGCAATCAGAATTCGTATCGACATGGCTAGTTCAGGTTATTGGATAAATCGACGCTTACCCGGACTTTGGTACCCTTTTTTAGTTTCGACGTAATGGTCAGCACTCCATTGAGCAAACGGGTTCGCGTGCGCATGTTCTCAAGGCCGTTGCTGGCAGGTAAGGGTTTTTCGTCGGTTGGTACTGGTTTCATAACGAATCCCTTACCGTTGTCGTCAACAGTTAATAGTAACTTATTTGTTTGCTGCTGTAAGGTAATCTTTATTAACTGGGCATCAGCATATTTCACGGCATTGTGCAGGGCTTCCTGCGCAATACGGTACAAACCAATCTCCATGGCAGGATTCAGCCGCCGGGCATCTGTTGGCCCACTAAAGACAACGTTGATGCCCGAAGACCGGCTTGTTTGCTCGGCTAATAGTTGCAAAGTCGAACCCAGGCCAAAGTCGCTTAAGGTTGAGGGCATCAAATTATAGGAAATCTGCCGGGTTGTTTGAATCGTGTCGCCGATGAGGTCGCATAATTCGGAGAACCGAAGCCGTTGTTTTTCGTCTGTAAACGACGTTGACTTCAATTTCTCGGCATGTAACTTCAGGCCGGTTAGCATCTGGCCTATGCCATCGTGAAGTTCGCGGGCAAAGCGTCGGCGTTCCTCTTCTTGGCCTTCGAGCAATGCCGCCGACCGAACCGTATCTTCGGCCAATTGCAACTGGTACTTCTCCTGCGTCGTGCGCACTAATTCCTGCTGTGTATCCAGGAGCTTTTTATTTGAATCTGCCAGGTTCTGATTGGTTGCCTCCAGCTCGCGGTTGGAAACCTCCATATGATTGTTCACTAACTGGAGAGCCTTTTCTGACCGGGCCAGCCGACGAATAACATGCCTGGTATGATTGACCACGGGTCTGAAAATAAACAAGCCTTCAATTAATAAGGTCAGCAATGTGGCAACCGTCAGCAGCCACTCAATTCGTTCGAGTTGTTTGACCCGGTCAAAGCTTTCTGTATCAAACTGAAAGACAATATCGTTCATCTGCTGCAAAAAGGGAAACTCATTTTGCAGAATAATCTGAAGGGCAGCTTTTTTTTCGTCGGGCGTCGTTTGGGGGGCGTTAATGCGGGTAAAACTTTGGTAGATCGACTGGAAAAGCGGCTCGATGTGCGTAAACATGCTATCGAGCTGTCGGCTTTTCCGGACCGTATACTGCTTTTCCATGGGCAGCATACCATTTCGTAGCTGAATATGACTCTGGCTCCAGGAGTGAAGCAGCGAGTCGACCGAAACGGTATCGGCGGTAGACAACCCTTGTATTCGGAGCATAGCCAGTTTCGTCAACCGCTGGCTCAGCATCCGTTGGCGTCCGGCTACGTTCACGACTCGGCTGTCGTCGTAATGCGTGCTGATCGTGCGTTTGATAAACAGTAAGCCACTCAGCGAAAGCACGGCAATGACAGCGAGGGCTATCATATAAAACCGGGTTAATCGACTGGCTACCTGTTGATCGAGTTGAGTCATGGAAAGTCGGTTTACGGGTTTTAGTTTGTCGTTTACGGTTTGTCGTTCACACGTACCCTTAAGCGTTGGGTTAATAAACTACAAACTGTAAACGACAAACTCGCTATAACGCTTACAGCCCAATATACACAATCCCATTTACTGCTTTAACCGGAAACGTGTTTATTTCGTACCCGTCATCGTTTAGGCAGGCGCCCGTTTCAAGCGAGAATGTCTTCTTATGGAAGGGGCAGGCTACCTTGGGTTCTTCGCCCTGACTACCGATCATGCCACGAGAGAGAACCATTTGTTGGCGGTGCGGACATTGATTATCGGTGGCATACCACTCGCCCCGACGGGTGAAGTTGAAAACGGCGATTTGTCGGCCATTGAGCAGGACACAGGCACCGCCATCTTCGGGAATGTGATCGGTTGCACAGGCCGCATGCCAGGTGATTTTATTGTTATTTATGGTGAGCGTTTCCATGATTATACAGGATGTTGGTTGAGGGGTGCCGGATCAGATCAGTAAACCCGACACCGCATGGTTTCTTAAAACGGTTTGAACGATGCGTACACGTGGCTTTTGCCGCTTAAGCCCACTCTTTGGCCCGCTTCTGATCGCGCAGCGACTCAAATTGAATAGTTGGGTCTTTCTGCTCGGGTGCATTAACGAAGTGCGCAAACCGGGCACGGAGTGCCGGATTTTCGACGGCTTCTTTCCATTCGCACGTAAACGTATCGACCAGCAACTGCATCTCGCGCTCCAGCTCACCGGCAATACCTAACACATCATCCACAACAACAGCCCGCAGATACGTCATGCCGCCTTCCAGCTTGTTCAGCCAGGTCGCTGTGCGGGTGAGGGGATCGGCAGTTTTGATGTAGAACATCAAAAACCGGTCGATGTAGCGAATGCAGGTTTCCTTGTCGAC
It encodes:
- a CDS encoding universal stress protein, translating into MRTIVLATDFSNNAKQAAYFAAHLAKEQKAQLILFHAFHLWPDNPAKTGDFPLSVKAMQEDSEKALNHLAKEIRNDVHPDAPIQCIVREGHTMNAIREVTKAVQADLLVMSTVGTAPASAQLMGSIATGMVAETEIPLLLIPPGAGYAGIKNSVLCIDLSQPPNAVALETALTFTRKAGCVINVLCVSENADDAVLTERAEHIRRLLVPQPHTLSIIAGESVPDTLLNFAHTNKADLIIMLPQTRSWLQKLLSEGETQRMARLTDIPLVAVV
- a CDS encoding NUDIX hydrolase; its protein translation is MTYTEHLIAYYKKVASECISGVSLDCVIFGFHDTKLKVLLLRWKDTKEWSLPGGFIYKAESVDAAAERVLHERTGLNQLFLQQFHLFGDAVRYDQNDTLRRQKMPDLLFGICPDRTITMGYYALVDYTKVTPTADFLSDECVWCDVSDLPSMLYDHRQIIDVALKTLRLQLNWQPIGLNLMPEKFTIPELQRLYETVLGRPLDARNFHKKITGLSILTRLNERRTGGAHKSPYLYHFDRVNYEKALINGNLIFV
- a CDS encoding ketosteroid isomerase-related protein codes for the protein MTALDTVSTYYTAFNNKEWETMLSLLHPDVRHDSNQGSTRTGKEVFRQFLQHMDDCYDETLTDIVIMTEPTGSRVACEFVVNGVYKKTDGDLPAATGQTYVLPAGSFLEVIDGLITRVTTYYNLPLWESLVLGN
- a CDS encoding GNAT family N-acetyltransferase, which encodes MANNSSLIFLRLTGAGFRTVFDELAALRIAVFYDYPYLYEGSVDYEKSYLETYARAERSLLFAVYDGEQLVGATTALPLRDETAEVQAPFLAAGYDIDTIFYFGESILLPAYRGLGLGNRFFDEREAHARRFGQYKLACFCAVQRPVDHPLRPDGYKPLDEFWTKRGYRRDNTLQSSFIWPDRNEPVETVKPMIYWTRMLN
- a CDS encoding Gfo/Idh/MocA family protein: METNAKTEREIGIGVIGMGGFGLFAVQQFLQVGSPNHPQAKLVAIAGSKREEAIRTAKRFGAEQLDSLEELVNHPDVDVVYIATPPFLHYEQAMLALNAGKHVICEKPLAMNPEQGREMLALAEEKGLLMVTNLMQRYNPMFARIKHLIDKNLLGDFLHGYFENYAGDEGLSPEHWFWDRTKSGGIFIEHGVHFFDLFAGWLGEGTVKAAQVIKRPNSNDIEDQVQATVEYGDDVTGRKLVNFYHGFTQTGRMDRQEMRLVFERGDITLFEWVPTRMILRCVADEETTRALMDLFPGAQLNVTANIGGKDLPLRGRHKEFDAYQQIELRFGFGQEKQHLYSELLRLMFRDQINSIQYPGTHRLITEQNGLSSLETAMIADKMARQ
- the nagB gene encoding glucosamine-6-phosphate deaminase — translated: MITESPLLDNPDGQIPGAALTGGPIQSAITYEKIPTHIYADAKDASRAVAQEIADLIRQKQSEGKPCVLGLATGSSPKTVYAELIRMHREEGLSFRNVVSFNLDEYYPMEPDSLQSYWRFMREQLFDHVDIPAGNYHVPDGTLRTDKVGEFAKQYEAAIEAAGGLDFQLLGIGGNGHIGFNEPGSLINSHTRLMMLDNSTRAAASVDFGGLPKTPRKAITMGVSSILSARRVVLLAWGERKAPVIRGAVEGLVTELNPASYLQTHPNALFVIDEAAASELTRMKTPWLVDSVEWDNKMKKKAVTYLSLTLGKPILKLTDRDYNDNGMSDLLAQYGQAYDINIDVFNQLQHTITGWPGGKPNADDTNRPERALPAHKRCLIFSPHPDDDIISMGGTFQRLRDQGHEVHIGYQTSGNIAVADDEALRFADYVVDFNNKFGIKSPEATRIFQDAAASLREKKDSEMDTAEVRYVKGLIRMGEAKSTCRFVGIPVENAHFLNMPFYETGTVAKKPLSEEDIKITMALIEEIKPHQIYAAGDLADPHGTHKVCLDAILESVRRLKHKNFMKDCWVWLYRGAWAEWDIHEIEMAVPMSPDQVTKKRLGIFKHQSQKDGVVYQGTDSREFWQRAEERNRATAGLYNKLGLAEYEAMEAFVRWRF
- a CDS encoding acyltransferase family protein, whose protein sequence is MQSSLSESQSIRQPKTSTSRLLSLDFFRGLTVAAMVLVNNPGDWGHIYAPLEHAPWNGWTPTDLIFPFFLFIVGVSITFALDGRKKDGKGVIGKIVRRSATLFLLGFFLNFFPKFDITTVRIFGVLQRIALVYLVCSLIFLKTTPRQQVYIGCGLLVGYWLLMTLVPVPGVGFANLEPATNLAAWFDKTIITPAHVYKPAKVWDPEGLLSTLPAIVTGLIGIQTGMWLRNTRPVAEKIAWLFAAGCLLTLGGLIWDGFFPINKALWTSSYVLLAGGLAMLGLALCYWLIDVQGYRRGVLPFVAFGVNAITVFFLSGLIPRIMNLIRITQPDGTEIGSKEYLYRTFIAPPFADPKDASLAGALTFVLIWFGILWWMYRKNVIIKV